One window from the genome of Cricetulus griseus strain 17A/GY chromosome 2, alternate assembly CriGri-PICRH-1.0, whole genome shotgun sequence encodes:
- the Srek1ip1 gene encoding protein SREK1IP1 isoform X1, with protein MAVPGCNKDNVRAGCKKCGYPGHLTFECRNFLRVDPKRDIVLDVSSTSSEDSDEENEELNKLQALQEKRINEEEEKKREKSKEKLKLKKKRKRSYSSSTEEDSSKQKKQKYQKKEKKKERKNKSKKGKHHKKEKKKRKKEKRSSPNRSEVTKK; from the exons GTTGCAACAAGGACAATGTCCGAGCAGGCTGCAAAAAATGTGGCTACC ctgGCCATCTGACTTTTGAGTGCCGCAATTTTCTCCGGGTAGACCCCAAAAGGGACATCGTGTTGGATGTCAGCAGCACAAGTAGCGAGGACAGcgatgaagaaaatgaagaactgAACAAATTACAGGCTCTGCAGGAGAAAA GAAtaaatgaagaagaggaaaagaaaagggaaaaaagcaaGGAGAAACttaaattgaagaaaaagaggaaaag GTCTTACTCCAGCTCCACTGAAGAGGactcttcaaaacaaaagaaacagaagtatcagaaaaaagaaaagaaaaaagaaaggaagaacaaatcaaaaaaaggaaaacatcacaaaaaggaaaaaaagaagagaaaaaaggaaaaacgtTCTTCCCCTAACCGTTCTGAAGTCACCAAAAAGTAA
- the Srek1ip1 gene encoding protein SREK1IP1 isoform X2 yields the protein MAVPAGHLTFECRNFLRVDPKRDIVLDVSSTSSEDSDEENEELNKLQALQEKRINEEEEKKREKSKEKLKLKKKRKRSYSSSTEEDSSKQKKQKYQKKEKKKERKNKSKKGKHHKKEKKKRKKEKRSSPNRSEVTKK from the exons ctgGCCATCTGACTTTTGAGTGCCGCAATTTTCTCCGGGTAGACCCCAAAAGGGACATCGTGTTGGATGTCAGCAGCACAAGTAGCGAGGACAGcgatgaagaaaatgaagaactgAACAAATTACAGGCTCTGCAGGAGAAAA GAAtaaatgaagaagaggaaaagaaaagggaaaaaagcaaGGAGAAACttaaattgaagaaaaagaggaaaag GTCTTACTCCAGCTCCACTGAAGAGGactcttcaaaacaaaagaaacagaagtatcagaaaaaagaaaagaaaaaagaaaggaagaacaaatcaaaaaaaggaaaacatcacaaaaaggaaaaaaagaagagaaaaaaggaaaaacgtTCTTCCCCTAACCGTTCTGAAGTCACCAAAAAGTAA